ACCATGACTGGAATCATTCtaccaaaatgttattttgtccATGTGACGGTAATGCTACTTACTAATGGGAAACATGATACAAACCCACCATCTAGAGAGAGGACTTATCTTCTTTATAGATATGCCTGTTACATCAGCATCTCTGCTTCTTTGATAGCTCATAAGTAAATTCTTCAAAGAAGAATTATATTAATAGGGGCAGTTTCGTAGggagacagcagcaaagaataCCTACTTACTAAAGCTCTAACCAAATTGTCCAAATGCGGAGTCCCAGGGATAGCCTCCCCCCGTTGTGGTGTGCCCGGAAACTGCACCCTTTTGTAGAAGTGCGCCAGTAGTCAAGACTGAACTCATGGGTACAAGCGGAAGACATAAGAAGACAGAACAATACAAGAGAAGAAGCTGAACCACCTGAAAGGAGATGGGGGACATTGAAAATATCTAAACAGTGATTATAGGCTGGGggaaaaagtgcagcctataatcggaaCAATACGGTACATTGTACATGTCTATTGTTGTTTTtctctaatttttttatatcaataaCTGTATACCCTGTAAGTAAAACAGTTTCTGTATTTGGTCCCAGCAAATCTACCCTGCTACATACACCGGTGGGCTGGCTACCATGAGAGGCAAGAGCAAACCCCCTGCTGTACAGTGCAATCCGAGCATGGCAACTAATCAGACAACAATTAAACTTATCCTTCCAACAATCAATCCAATCAATCAAACCAGCCAGGACACCCATTCACACGATGGGCAGATAAGGGACTCACTGGCATAAGACATGTCTTGAATCAAAACACAAAGACCATCCTATCCATTGAACAACTTAGCGATAAATACCCAGACTTAAATATTACACAATTCTCATACACGCAAGCAAAGCATTTTGCCCACTCTCAAATACAACGTTTAAGCACGGATCACTGGGAAAACCCCTTGGACCACCTTCCTGCGTTCACCCATCAACATCTAATCTTTTCTCCATGATTAGACACAGCATATATTTTGAATCACTCCGTTATCACCACTTAAGACATACTGAAGGCCCATCTAAAAATGCTTAAAACTATCCCGTCCTCTTTATATGGTGAAATGTTCTACAGAATCTTCCATGCCTCATACGTTTTCTCGACACAATGCTATAAAATGGGCAGATCCAATACAGATCAATGCACCAAAAGCAAACATCCAGCAGCCGGCCTAACCCATTGTCTACGGCACTGTCAACACTCCCAAACATTATGGCAACATGTTCAAAGATATGCCAATAGTGACCTTCACATAAAAATACGGCTTTCATCTAGCTACGCCATCCTCTGCATCATACGCtcacaaaaaaatgccaaacTACAAAGAATCCTAGCAGCAGTCACCCTAAAAACTATACTCCACCCCTGTATTGAGACCACTCTTTTACTTTTTCATTCCACAGTATCCCACCTCTTCCACATTTTGTGGTTAAagacacaacacacaaaagaaatGCCACCGCATCTTTCTTCCACACCTGgctaccatacattaacacactccCCATCCAAACACGTATGTGAGTTAAACACACATTCCAACTCACAACCTGGTACATGATGGAATAACTAAGACAAGACCCGATCCCACTGACCTACCGAACATCAGTGTCTACACCTTCTATGTACCTTCTTTGTACCTTCAATGTATTATTGCTGGTAAAacactttctaaataaatattttcagattCACTTGCAGAGGTCAGGGTGTTCCTGTCCTGCGCTGGTGAGCTTTAGCTAAACTGTATGTAGTTAGGCATGTACGCACGTATATAGAATGCTCAGGACTATGAATTTCAAACTCCCGTTCTTACATGTATGTCTTAGGTATGTCCCTATGGACatataagtgtttttattttgcacatCATCACAGCATAGAGGTACTCTATTCAACTTTATCTCATGGATGAGATCCCCTagtgcaggcatgtccaaacttttttcgaagagtgccagatttgatgaagtgaacatgtgcgagggccgaccattttgcctgacattttctgaaccattaaaattaaatgcaaattaactattttatgcaaagtttattgaaaacgacataccacatctatcccttcctcactatctcccctccctacccccttctcacaatctcccctctccctcgctacccccttctcacaatctcccctctccctccctaccccccttctcacaatctcccctctccctccctacccccccttctcacaatctcccctctccctccctacccctccttctcacaatctcccctctccctccctaccgttctcacgatctaccctctccctccctaccccccttctaacaatctcccctctccctccctacccctcttctaacgatctaccctcccccccttctcacgatctacccactccctccctactcccctttgtaggtcacttaccgtcaactcctgtgttgggagcttgAGGCGTTTGTCCCGggcgccggcgcttcactgccgagacaaacgcctcacgcttccaacactgcactctgggcagcgcagaggcaggcggcggcggcagcagcgagcagaggaatcctggatttctgtcagtcaggggggcccaagaggtgccgagcggtcgtttacagcaaccgctcagcaccccttgggcccccctgactggcagaactccagggcccggtcgcagttgcgaccccggtagttccgccactgcctacaatttcttcatcagatgcccttgtggctgtgtgtgccggcgcagggagaaggaaagcccaaatctagcgacgtccgagatcgcaagatttgggctttccttctccctgcgccggcacacacagccacaagggcatctgatgaagaaattgtgtaggggagggttagatttcaaccctcgtctacagtcaaacatgaaccctgtttaaagttaccgtatataccggcgtataagacgactgggcgtataagacgacccccaacttttacagttcaaatatagagtttggactatactcgccgtataagactacccctctacccagcatacaacaaccagccaatcacggcaagcaatgtaccttaccggtgatttgctgacatatacatacatgcactgcccttacacacacacacacacatatatatatgtgtatatatatatatatatatatatatatgtgtatatatatatatatgtatatatatatatatatatatatatgtatatatctacacatatgcctgtccatacatacacatttatacactgccctcaccacacacccctgcctttacacacatgtatatgtataatatatatatatctatatatatctatatatatgcacacacacacacacacacacacacacacatatatatatatatatatatatatatatatatatatgtgtgtgtgtgtgtgtgcatatatatagatatatatagatatatatatatatatatatagatatatatatatagatagatatatatatatagatatatatatatatacatacatatatatatatatatatatatatctatatatatgcacacacacacacatatatatatatatatatatatatgtgtgtgtgtgtgcatatatatagatatatatatatatatatatatatatatacatacacatacatacacatacatacatacacacaccagcttacaaatacactgaccatatcacaccaacatacatacactgcactcacacccctttctccccatgtcttaccttatcttctgtcttctttcttccatccagttgtgggagcgcgaggtctggcacttcagacctcagcttccctgctccctcatcactacgcgccggcaattgatggcgagcgccgggacatgacgtcatccctgcgcacggcatcaatagccgtcgcgtagtgattagggagcagggaagccgaggtctgaagtgccagacctcgagctccctaatgtcgggctagttagagggaggtcgtgatctccccaaccagccctgctgatcagggctagttgggggagatcacgatcttgcacatacctcggcgcggccctgaagaccggcccaggggaggcggcttcttcactcgcccctcccctagagattggtggcttcgtgggaacctccggcttggtaagtacccggtggatgcccaaatctggcggtttccttctccctgcgccggctgatgacgccaagtcccggtgctcacttggggggccgtatcagtccggaacgcgggccgcaattggcccgcgggccggactttggacatgcctgccctAGTGTATCAAATTAGACTCCGTGTTCAATATCCCTCCTATTCTTTTACACTTTATCTGGGAACCTGTGTATATGGCCTTTTAGATAATAACAACTGGCTTGACAAGCACAAACTAAAATGTCATAAATGTGCAATAGGATACCGTGGTTTATTGTGTAATGAAAAGGTCTCCACCTTCCCAggaattagatttttttccacCATGCAAAACAGGAAAGCAGTGATAAATGAGTCTTAAATAAATAACTctgcttcataattttaaacgACTCCTGACACTGGCAGGACATGCATTGTATATTCcatgattaaaaaatgaaagtacTTCCATCTGCATAtagtgcattattttaatataacaggAACATCTATTATAAGTTTCCATTGATACTGCATTCTCTTCAGTTTATGAGTGACATGTTTTTGCTATGGTAGTTTTAAGAATGGTgagtggataaaaaaaattaaaaaaaagttaaaaagatcACACAGCCTAACTGCCACAAATGCAATCCTTGGGTATTTTGCAGCTAAAGGCTGCTTCATTAGAAttgtaaaatttattttatcattttagcaaactaaaatatttttttcaaattacagTATAGTGAAGTACAATAGAACAAATACTGTTAGATCTGGTGGTACAGGATCACCAAGTTCTCAGGAAAGGCACTTTGCAGAATACAAGATTTTTCCCTATTATAATACAGATTAAGTATGTTTTATGAAGTTGAGCCTACCTCCAAAATATACCTCTTGCATTGTAATGGTCCTTTTGTTTCAATCAATCCTCTGCTCTTCTTTCCTCTCCCGTTGTCCCTATTTTTTAGGTGTTGCCACTTGTTgatgtatgtaaaatatattcattgatTTGATTGTATTAGCTCAAAAAAGGCTTCCTATTCTGAACAGCTTAACTAGCTACATCAGTATGTTATAAAGTGCCTTTGTAAAACTCAGCTCCCCAAAAATctaaagtgtccctctttggtctCCTGAAATTTGGAAGATAAGCAAAATTCATACTACAGAATAGGTGTCCGTTTGTATGTAGACAATACCACTTCCATAGTGTAAAATGTATCAGGCGAATTTCCACATATGTCTGGAATAAGAAAACGTCTTATAGACTCTGGattgtgaagcaccagtcatatTATATGTCCATTGACGGGTCTGTTTTGTAGTTTATTTTCTGTACTTTTAGTTTTCAAAGTTGTCGCCGGATTCATCATCAGCCTCAATGTCATCTAATTCTGGCAGTTCATTGGAAATGTGGATTTCAATAGTGCTAGCTTCAGAACCtaacaaaagaaaagagaatGGTTTCATCTTCTAGTTCTTTACCTGACGTATCGTGTTCCATAGCTTTTCAGAatcacatagaaacacagaattggacggcagataagaaccattgcgcctatctagtctgcctatttttcctgattcTTAATCGGTTATTGATCTTGTCttcgattcaggatagctttatgcctatccaatgcatgtttacattctctCACTCTATTAGTGAAACATGTGCCACGTTATATGTGATGATCAAAACTTACTGGAAAATAATCCTTCTACCTGCTGTAAGGACTCTGTAAAGAAGtcactgtcttctcttcagcAAAAGATTTAAATGGGGCTTTGCATGCATGCTGGCCTCACAATGTAGGACCTGTAATGAATGATGGTCATAGACTGACCTTGACTACGATGGGGGTACATTTAGCAGGCATCCAATTTACTAGTACTAGTTCACTAAGCAAGACATACATACAGAGGGTCATTCATTGAATGTATAGAAGCAGCAGGTACAGTAGATAGATGCatgtcatttttataaattacaaaaacatttacaattttacaaaacatttttaatcatatattatagtatagcatatatatatatatatatatatatatatatatatatatatactatttgtaAACAGTGGCATAGGAGTGATGAGCTTCCAGTTTGAAGTACCGTGAAAAAAGGTGTCAAGACCTGtggttattatattatatttgataaATGATAATGGTCAGTGTGAGAATGTTCCTCTGTAACTCAACACTTGCTTCCAAGTAGAATTTCAGAGGACAAGTGATGAAGATTTGTATGTTCCCAACTGCGCCTATTAAAGACTAGGTTGCTTAAAGTGAGGAATAATCCAGAACATTTCATTTTCCAACTGTACCACTATTATGTGATGTTGGAAGAAACACCCAGAGGGAATTACTCTTGTATTGCACATCGGGAGAACCCTGAGCAGTCAAATAAAGTATTCACCTGAAGATTTATGGGCCAAAACTCATTTAAGATGACTTGACTGCGCCTGGTTGAGCATGTCTTAACATTTGTTGGCATATACTCAACAGGtaatcacacacatacaaaaaatacaataaaatgtgtttaaagttttattttttattttattacgatTGCTAATTCACATTTATGTGAAAGAAATGATGGCACTTCAAAAACAGAAGGTtctcatcttttttttgctgttgtttcAACTGGCTTGACTCTTTTCCTTCTTACATAATTTCATCTTCTTGctctaaacaatatttttataaaacgaTATAATCTTTACACGTTCCCATTTTTAGTCAGTATGCAGAAAGTAGCCGAAGCACCTtttgtatgtttaaaaaaaaaagaaatttcatGGTGGTGTACACAAAGCATATCAGGAGTTTATGAGAACAGGATTTTTTATCATGCAAATGTGCCAATTTTATATCAGTCAATCACTAGATGACAATACAGTAACTCTTTCATAACCTTTATAGCCTTTAGtggaactaaaataaaaaaaatggatgagaAGCCCGTTTTATTCAGCAGTTCTACTTCAGTTTCAGATTGTATTTGGACTGGctccatacctggaaacttcccagGGTGGGCCatccagagctctccctcttatgGGAGAAGTAGCATCACATTGAGGTAggaaagtgacccggagacctgaGGTCAAACCCAGGTATGGCTATCTCATTTAGAAGGGTTTTGGCAGCCATTTTGTTCCATGTGCAACACATAAAAAGCTGGAGCTATTGGTGGTTAGTAATGAATTTTGAAGGTTTGAAGGCtgcgttttattaatttgataaaaaaaacccatatattttcCGGCCATGCCCTTTAGTTGCGAAATTTTGATTAAACCTAGTTGGATAactaatattttttaacttgAATTCAAAAACAGACCTCACTGACTGTATAGAAGTTGTTGCATTCGGTTTGACAGCGTTTACCATCACACCTATTATTTGTTATTCTCATGTTCATCAAAGTAacattgaaaatgtaaatactgGCTATATAAACCATTTCAACACAGAGATGGGAGGTTGGAATGGGTAGGTATGAATACCAAAATATGATGTGATTACTACCAGCCTTGGTAAATTGGGGAGTTATTGTTTAGTCTCCCATATATACTCCCATTACCTTCAGAGAGCATGCTCAGGGCTTCGTCTGTTTGCTGGCTATTTTCCATTGCAGTACTCTTGGGGTTCTGGATATAGCCAGGATAGTTCAAGAAAGAATTAAGTGCACCATCCTGTGCTGATTCAGTAGCAACAGACGTGGATACTGGCTCCCACATAATTTCTTTCTGGCGAAACTTTAAGTCCACATCACATCCTGTCCATCCATAGAAAGCTAGTGTGAAAAGGAAGCCCTGCATTGGGTTCAGTATTGCCTAAAACCGAAAAGTTGAGATGAACAATTATTACAGAGGGGTTTaatgcagaactgcagaatatcTCATATTGTAGAACAGAGTTTCTAGATGTCATTCATCCAGTACTCAAAATATAGTTGTTACTCAAGTGCGTGTTTTCTGGATCTCCAGGTATGGCTCATATCCCTCAAAAGTAGACCTTTGCTACTAATGAATATAGTGTTTTCATTATGCATTAGGTAGATAAACTGTGGCAGGTTCCTCCAGTAAAAAAGGGATATGCTGGCCTTGAATGATTCATAGTTGAATGATTCACTGCCATTTTTTGGACCAAATTCATTTTATGGTCATACTACACCCTAGTTTGGACTTTTCCAACCAGTGTTGCAGAGCTGGAACGTGTCCTAAATTGATAATTGTGCTCATAGGTGGCAACACAGAGTGCCCGCATTAATAGTACCTACAGTATTAAAAGGCTGCTATGTATATAAGGAAGAATGTTGGAATgatggacactccagccactCCACACTTTCATGTATATGATTGCTAAGTGAATTTCTGAATAGCCCTTTTTATTTCCCATGCAAGTGCATAGAGGGATTCACAAGGAACCCCTCTTATACATTACTCTCTTTTTCTACCACATAGCTATTTGTTCTGCATAACAATCCACATGTACTGAATATGCAGGATAGTTCTAGCAAGTTCTAGCTCTGGGTTTCAAAAGGGTTCTACGTGTCTAACAAGACACATGCGCATGCCTAAAAAGTGCGTCCACTGATTTTAGTAGGAACTATTTTCTGCAAGTGACTGGCTCTTCAGGCAGCAGAAGGTGGACAGCAGAGCATTTATAGCAAGCtagtatttttgtatgtttttttaggtaaaagaatgtatattgagtaatttaatatgctgtttttttggtGGGGCACTTAACTGATCAAATTATGACCTCCTGTTTGatactaaatattattttacattgcatAAACTTGCGAGTCGGTCTATTCTTAATGATATGCTGTTGCCTGCATATGGTCTAAAGAGGACGAGTAGAGACCAAAAAATGAGTTCTATTTCATAGTTAAAGTCATGCCTGGCTTACCATTATGAACCATGTGATGAGTGCTGCATTCTTGACATTTTTCAGCAGTTCCCCATTGATGTTTGGCTGCAGTTCCAGATAGAACAAAAGGCTCTCATTGATTATATTGGACATCCAACTGATAAGGAGATAAAAACAAGGCATACGATTCTTTTCTGATGCCAACAACATTAAGAgcagactgttttttttttattactatttcttttattttcagttctatttttttgtctttttagaaTAGATGAGCCATTGTATTATTACTGAAATGCTAGAGTGCACTCTGCTATTGTGACATCTTATCATTCACCCATCACTGACTTTGTGGAATGTgtagttattgtaataaatgaattggatttttttgttcctggcaacaaacaggtttgatttttttttttttttagcaaagtaAGGTATGTTTTTGCAGATATTTTTGCTACAGTTAAGTACATTAGAAGAATTGTAGGCTCGGTTGAACAAAGCCCTCCTCACCCTTTGTTTCTGGATTGTtatgtactacttgttatgctctgctcacccattgtacagtgccgCAGAACATTGTTGgttgtataaatcaataaataatagttataaGAACGGTTGGGAGCATGGCAGCTGCAATTTAgtattgataaatgtaaaataatgcacttgggatgcaAAAATCCAAAAGGCATCGGGGGTACTATGCTGTCAGCAACACAACGTAAGGGGACTTAGGAGTGGTTATTTCTGATTACTTAAAGGTAAACAGACAATGTAATATAGTGTTGGAAAAGCCAAGCAGGATGCTGGGTGGTATAGCGAGAGGAATTAGTAGAAGAGAAAGGGAGGTGATGTTCCTACTTTAGAAAGTCAGACCtaacctagagtattgtgttcAGTCCTGGAGACCCCATGTCCAGAAAGATATTGACATTCTAAGCAAAGTTTGGAGAAGGGCTAGTAAAATGGTTAATATTGTGtaggaaaaaaattataaggGAAGTCTCAATATGTATTGCttggagaagagagaaaggggatgtgatagaaacatttattgaaatggggagaaatgttagaacaagaggacTGAATCTAGATCTAGGGAGTCAAAGGCTTAGGTTTAGGCTGCTTGAACCAATCAACgataatcagcaacttaacaataggggagaatATACTTAATTAAGTTAAAATGCCTGCTATCATGTCATACATACAGGGCCACGGGGATCCGCTTTATTGCAGATGGCAAAAATGCATCATATTTCatacaagttatatataaaatacaagacTTGTTATATTACTTAAACCATTATTTATACTGCACTTTCAATTAAGTCATGTGCTGTCTGAtagaaaataatgtgttttgctCTAAATAACACACTTAAGTCCATCTTTACTACAGGGTAAAAGCTCTGGCCCTAAGCATCTTAAAGGGCCAAATCGCAGCTGCCCATTTCTCCACTGTCTTTTCAATGACCTGGCCCCAGGGCAGTCCTCACATTGGGCAAGCAGGGCTCCTACTCTTCCATACACTTGTTGTCTCTGTAGCTCAGAGGTGGAGTGCTAGAATATGATACCATATATCTGAGCTCGGCTTTGCTTAAACATGGAGCGGCAACGAGCAGAGAGAGAGCTATAAGCAGCAGAATCTGGGGTGGGAGCCCCTTTTGCCTGTGCTTAAGGGCAACCCTTCCTTGTGTACAGTATCAAGGGTCTGATAAGAGATAGAGAAGCTGCAACAAAAGTTAGGTCAAACTTAGGAGAAGACGTGTCCACGGGCAGTTCCTGTCTGGAGCGTGAGCATGGAGTGCTACCTGTTATAAGGTGTGTGTCTATCTCATAGGAACTCTTGCTTTGAAGGATGTTTCTTTTGTGTGTGCAAACGCAGATGAGATGAGTCAGTGAGTGAGTGTAGTATACTTCAACCTAGAGACAGCCCTGAACATACTGAGTAACATTTATAACTGTGTACTATGCCGATTGCTAGAAGTAAAATCCCAATGCATGTTATTCACTTCAACATCTTACCACCATACATATAACAATGCATAATATATCTAAGAACATCTCATTCTTGTACATTAATATACCTACCTAACTAATACCGTATGTCTCTAATATAATTTCTAAGCAAGCATATTCTTTTTACATTGAATTCAGTtgtattcttaaaataaaacaaaaagaaatatttaccaAATTACAAACACCAACATGATCTTGAAAAAACGGATCTGAATTTCAGTCCCAAGTCGTCTTTCATTTTCTGTGTAGATTCCTTGTCTTCCCTTTAGTAGAGTAGCAACTGAGAATTCACCAAAGCAcaatattcattatatatatatatatatatatatatatattatcatattattGGCCTATATACGTACATGTTCGTTAGGAAGCCAATTAAAAACAATGTGACATACACTATACATTGGTCCGTTGACACACTGCTCTCACCTGCTGATACTGTCCTTCTAAATAAGATTGGATTGACTATCATGACAAGTAGAAGAGGAGCATATGTTGTGACATAATGGGGAATTGCATGTTCCAATCCATCCTCGCAGCTGCAATAATAGaaccacacatttttatttccatatttaCATTTCTAGTTTACATGTCACAATATCAACCTCCTCCAAGTATACAGTAAAGGTTAATGATTTGTAGTAATCTGATAGCACtaataaatgtttacataattAATGCCAACAGCAAATGCTGGTACAGAGTACTCCAACGTGTTttgtcataaaaatattaagataGTATACCCATATTACTGCGTAGTTATAAAATGATACTATCCCTTACTCAATCCACCACTTTGATTCTCTTTCGTTTTGGGTCTTTTCTGATACTTTTCTCATCTGTTTCTTAGCTGTCTACTTTAGTAGCAGGAGTCGAGGGGTCAATAATCGTAAAGTGATTAAAATGTATGGTATTGTAAAAGTATATGATCCTGTAATTCCCCTTTTCTTTTCAGTACCCATATGCTGATGTCTTATTTTTCGAAAATATAACAACCATTACAATAAAAAACTTTAATGCTgtccccattccctcaagattgtgaGCATGccagcagggccctctccacctaatgaaTCAGTCTGTCAATTATAGTCTTATCGTACccttatactgtatgtattgtaagaagcgctgtgtaaattgttggcgctatataaagaaagataataataataataatcttgcgCAATATTTTCCTCAAATTATGGGTACTCAAGTGGCCAAAAGTTACTTGAAAGTTGAGTGGACGCTGCTTAGAATGTTTTCAGCGGAATTCACCAGAGTGTAAGGCAACCAGTGGCTGTTTCATTTGCAGGAATGGTcgaactcttcgtgttcgtcttcgtcggGGTATTCtacgtattccacgaatattcgcccgttcctgtgttccgttcgggtgaatattcgtgtagATTCTTCGTAttcgtttttttcttaattttttggcgttttttttgtagaaggggttaatacggggttaacgcggtacggactacgcagcagctttggcgccaggatgtTAAATGCCCGTACAAGCAAGTCTATTGGTTCCCCGCAGGGGCctcgtctgccatcaatcaATGAtgtacacctgtacttcattggttaatggcagcctacggatttccgcttccgttaacccctgcaat
This sequence is a window from Spea bombifrons isolate aSpeBom1 chromosome 2, aSpeBom1.2.pri, whole genome shotgun sequence. Protein-coding genes within it:
- the GPR143 gene encoding G-protein coupled receptor 143, which produces MASPRLETFCCPNRDLATQLVLDYQAEVFGSLCIGSGLVSIILTIFQLLPKTKQGYKKLGRSALPKPSSSKILLLVIICDQLGCLGLILRSTIWISSPAFIGNMSLSNTTDLWPAAFCVGSGMWIQLFYSASYWWLFCYAVDAYLVVRRSAGLSTIMLYHMMTWGLAILLCVEGVAMLYYPSVSNCEDGLEHAIPHYVTTYAPLLLVMIVNPILFRRTVSAVATLLKGRQGIYTENERRLGTEIQIRFFKIMLVFVICWMSNIINESLLFYLELQPNINGELLKNVKNAALITWFIMAILNPMQGFLFTLAFYGWTGCDVDLKFRQKEIMWEPVSTSVATESAQDGALNSFLNYPGYIQNPKSTAMENSQQTDEALSMLSEGSEASTIEIHISNELPELDDIEADDESGDNFEN